The Eleutherodactylus coqui strain aEleCoq1 chromosome 6, aEleCoq1.hap1, whole genome shotgun sequence genome window below encodes:
- the LOC136572078 gene encoding tumor necrosis factor receptor superfamily member 4-like has protein sequence MAAVCLQAVTGLLLLSVLLPPSAAACAPDEYYEKLGKEYVCCKYCAAGEQISEVCTSRNKASKCVTCKKNYYNPKTDRGPCKQCDVCSRAQGSLLKQPCTDSSNTICECPEGSRPLNNRNTACQCDAGKEIVENKCLPCKTGYFSTQKNSACRPWKDCNATGQGISEHGSATKDVKCSKLSPGTVGITTTSVTPASSAHRRNVTSLQNVTTTTNQIAVNIPPTPGHSFYWGTLSLILIGTILLLLSAGIILTMITQIKNKKVNRGFKRGERFRVPVQEESTGSDSSIAKDCPA, from the exons ATGGCGGCTGTGTGTCTGCAGGCTGTCACCGGGCTGCTCCTCCTCAGTGTCCTgctgccgccctccgccgccGCCTGCGCTCCGGACGAGTATTATGAGAAGCTGGGGAAGGAATATGTGTGCTGCAAGTACTGCGCCGCAG gTGAGCAGATATCGGAGGTATGTACATCCCGGAATAAAGCATCAAAATGTGTGACTTGTAAGAAAAACTACTACAACCCAAAGACTGACAGAGGTCCATGTAAACAGTGTGATGTCTGTAGTAGAG CTCAAGGTTCCCTTCTAAAACAGCCGTGTACCGACAGCTCCAACACCATTTGTGAATGCCCCGAAGGAAGTAGACCTTTGAACAATCGCAACACTGCCTGTCAATGTGACGCAGGAAAAGAGATTGTAGAGAACA AATGCCTGCCCTGCAAAACCGGATATTTTTCAACTCAGAAAAATAGTGCCTGTCGTCCATGGAAAGA ctGCAATGCCACAGGGCAAGGCATTTCAGAACATGGATCTGCCACAAAAGACGTGAAATGTAGCAAGCTCAGTCCTGGGACGGTTGGAATAACCACCACCTCTGTAACCCCAGCTTCATCCGCTCACAGAAGAAACGTCACCAGTCTTCAGAATGTTACCACTACTACCAACCAGATCGCCGTCAACATCCCACCCACTCCGGGCCACTCGTTTTACTGGG GGACTCTGTCGTTAATTCTGATAGGAACCATCCTACTTCTACTCTCTGCCGGAATAATCCTAACTATGATAACGCAGATAAAGAACAAGAAGGTGAACAGAGGATTTAAAA GAGGCGAGAGGTTCAGAGTTCCTGTCCAAGAGGAGAGCACGGGTTCTGACTCCAGTATTGCCAAGGATTGTCCAGCATGA